Part of the Coturnix japonica isolate 7356 chromosome 20, Coturnix japonica 2.1, whole genome shotgun sequence genome is shown below.
GGGTGTGGAGTCAGAGATGCTTCTGATTGAGTAGATGGATTCATGCCGGTGCCTTCTGGCTTtgaaagcagcaggcagctctgagaGCAGAACCATCAGGTGAGGGTCAGCCTTGTCCTGCAATGGCCTTAAGCTGACCTGTGCTCAGactgtgctggagctgtggaagCGACTTGGCTGTGCCCTTATTCCCATGTGTGATGGAAGTGTGTGGCACTTGCTAGAAGCTGCCTGTGCCTGGTCTGCCTTGGTGGCTGTTGGCATAACAGAATTCAGTTAGGCAACAGTTTGTGTTTCATTCGCTTTTGGTGGTCAGACCAACAAATGAGCTCTGGCAACGTGGACATTTCCAAATGACCTTGATGTAATCAGCAGCAGGAGCGTGCCTGTAACTTGTTCTCCTTGTCTGacttattctttttctgccaGCACTTTTTATTGAAATATAGTTGTGATGCAGACATTTTTAAGCTGCTTTGGAAAATCctttatataaaaagaaattgtgggggattttatttttttttttttaatttgtttgctaGATTTGGTTCTTAAATGTATGGAGgattttggaaaatgaaattatcatTGCTTTGAAGGAACACAACTCTTCTTTATTCTTAAGAAAAGATTTAATGTAAATGACAGTGAAGGTATTAcaatataagaaaatattaagatGGGTCTGGGTCATATTTTCTTAAGGCTAAAATCTTCATGAAATTTACATTTGAAACTTCTttagctgtgctgctctgcttgtgGTTGGTATATGATGAATGTGACttgtttgaaaggaagaaatattcgTCTGTTGTTCCTTCCCTGCCAGAGAATCTCAATACACATAACTTGGTTACTCCCTGAATGTGCAATTGAGCACTTACCCTATTCTCAGCTGCAGATCCTAAGAGTGAAACCTGTTTTCTTGTGGAGTATTACCTTTTACAATATAGTATTTTCTTGGGTAGGACTCATTGCTTAATATTTCTACTGTAActtggttattattattatttttacaaatgaGGTTGGGTTGAGAAGTTtttatttagggaaaaaaacagaatcatcTCAACCCCACCCCAAGCATTTCTCCCAACAAGCTTTCCTTGTTGGCCTCCCATCGGAACCGCATGACAGCAAAGACAGCGCCTATGaccttcagctttgtttctgccGGCAGCTGAGTGCCTACAGAAAGGAGGATGCCAAAGCTCATCTACATGAGCTGATCTAAATTTTGGGTGATAGGCTGGCCAGACTAGTTGGTGCTGAGCAGGTTTTGGTTTCGGCTGAAAGATCACTAGGCTGGATTGTAACTGTAATTAAGATGTGCTTTTCTTAGTGAAAATTTGGTAAGAAAACCAAATGTCTCTGGAGAGTTCAACCAAGAGACAGATGTACCAGTACTGTCTCCATGCTGCCTTCTGTCTGTGGTGGCCTTCATTAATGGAGAGAGTCCCAGGAAGTCCCAGCTGTGGTGTGTCACAGCTTGGAGTTTTCTTGGcacttttcttccactttctctGTAGAGGAGTGACAgtaatggtaaaaaaaaaatgggtatACTATGGAAGGTGTGCTCTGTAAGGGGTGTTCTTTGTGCACAGTTTAACCTGATAACATCCATCCATTGCAATTCTTAATGTACTGTCTTGAGAATTAATGCTTCTCAGATGAAATAAATGACTAAGGTTCGTGGGCAGCACTGAAGTCATTTGAACTCTGCATGTCCAGTGGTGCCTCCCCATAGAATGATCCATTTCTGACAAATTTGCAGTTGAAACAAGTTATGTAGCTGTGGTAACTTGTAGGGGTACAtgtttaaatgtatatatacttttttttaagATGCCTTCTGAAGAATATCTGGggaagaataatttttaaatgtggaAGTTAAGAGCCATACCTCCCTATAGGTGGTGTCTGTGATGTCAGGCTGAGGGTGTTACAGAAAAGGAGTAGCAAGTACTCAGTTGTAAGACTTAGATTTgaaattgctttgctttattataCTTTCGGTATTTGTGTTGTTGTCAATCAGTTATGTTGGGTGTTAaaacttttgcattttttctttcttccagatgaaataaagacagaactggaaaaacaaaggtaaATTATTAGCTGCTGTAagctatgaaagaaaacagcaaaactgaataATTTGGTAGTGGAAATGTGAAAGTACACCCAAGTTACTGCAGTGAACTTGTGAATACTCAGTTGCTCACCTTTATGCCAAAAACATGATGTGGCCCATATCTCCCTCTTACACAATGTCTGTGGCTCTGGGTACTCAAACCATAACTGCCTTCTGAATTTCACTATGAAATAATTGCAAAACTTCTAACAGGTGTTAGATTTTCACTTCCTATTACTGGGCTTAATATAGCCTACTACGATACCTGCTATTGCTGCTCGCAATTTTCAATTTGATAGCATATGATCTTAATTACATAGATCAAGAATACTGATGTAATTTAATTATTAACCTAAAGTATTAAAACATTGTTCCAGGACTGTGCAATGATTTTGAAATGAGctccaaaaatacattttttttttcttagtgtaCTTCATGCTGGCTCTGTTTATGTAATTCAGAATGGCTTAGTTTTATCACTACAGTATCTACACTATCTACAGTATTTCAGGTTGTGGAAAAGGTcagatgcaaaatgaaaacaactttgcatttttcatgtgtgattttaaagaaaatcaaacttcTTAAAGAAAGAATGCATAAGAGATTCTTGCATTTTGCTTGTATGCTTTTATGTACCATTTAGCTTTAAATGTGAAAAAGGAGGATGGGTAGTTTGCTGTGATAATatgtttagaaaaataaacaactctTCTCCTTTGACCTAGAGAAGGCACTGTTGCTCCACCAAAAGCAAACTTCATTGAAGCTGATAAGTACTTCCTTCCCTTTGAGCTGGCCTGCCAGTCAAAGTCACCGCGCATTGTCAGTACTTCACTGGATTGTTTACAGGTAAGTTAAAACTCAGCGAGAGTGGAATGGAATAACATGCAGTTACAATTTGTATGCTCTTGGCATTCTTAGAGAAAAGTATTATTGTCTTGAAAAcattcagctgtgctgtggatgTTTAAATGCATAAATTGCAAAGTATGTTATCATCAGATTTGGCTGAAAGCTCACCTTGCAGAAGCAAGAAATtcatgtgttttgttgttttacagtGAAACAAACGTTCATTGAAGCTCATAGATTCTTatattgttctttaaaaatatttaatctctgttgctttaaaaagaatatttaccATGGTGTCCATTGTAGTTCTGATGTGCTGGGAAATCAGACTCCAGAATTGTTCTACCTTGTTCCTCTCTcaatacttaaagaaaaaacaaatgtgacTTAGCTTCATCATGCCATTTTTGACCAAACCTTTCTGTTGTGAGAAGGTTCAAAGGCTGAATAAATTTTGTCTAGTTGCAGTATTACCTATTAAATCTTGTTTTGTCTAAGTGTGTGAACAGCACAAGTATTTGCTGACCAGGCTATTGAAGATgttgaatttctgtttttaaactgttatAGCAAAGTAGGCTGCCTAAACCTCTTTTTATGGCATACTCAACTGTATTTTACTAAACAGCATATGGTTAtctaaatcacagaattacagaactaACTTGTGTTCTTTTCGCCTAGAAACTTATTGCATATGGACATATCACTGGCAATGCCCCGGACAGTGGAGCTCCTGGGAAACGCCTGATTGACCGGATAGTTGACACAATTTGCAATTGCTTTCAGGGTCCTCAAACAGATGAAGGAGTACAACTGCAGATAATTAAGGTATTTTGTTTGATACGGTTTGTGATTGTGTGATTTTAATCAGCTTTTTTCCATCATTGATTTTGTAGTTGAAAAAGTAGTCATGAAACTCCACTTAGGATCCAGTTTCTCCATTTCTTGCAGCATTAGGTATGTTACTGAATTTAGAGCGTTAAATATGTTACTGAATTCAGATCTATTGTTTCATGGAATTTTTCAGGCTCTCCTCACTGCAGTAACATCTCCGCATATAGAAATTCATGAAGGAACGGTTCTCCAGACTGTTAGAACTTGTTACAACATCTACCTGGCCAGTAAAAATCTTATTAATCAGACAACTGCCAAAGCTACCCTTACACAGATGCTAAATGTCATTTTCACACGGATGGAAAATCAATCTGTATGTATTACTTTTGCTCATCTTCAACTTGACAAACTAATAAGATGCTTTTGTGTGTCTATTGTAGTTTAATATCTgtttatttgtaatttaaaatagcTGTCATATTCTGCAGTGAAGCATGCTGTAGTGTACCAATTTAATTAAGAGTAAAATAGGAAGCTTATCGCTCATTACAAGGTTTTACCATTTCACTTTCTGATGAACAGTTTTGTACAAATGACGTGATGCTTCTCAAATAAGCTTTAAACTCCAGTGCCTGAACTGAAGTGGGTCTTTGTCATTGGAGCAGCCAAGcaatgtgttttgctttgtttctcctAAGTATGTGAATTCTCAAGGGAACATCAGttgtcatatttatttattttcccttatgTTTTCTGCCTTAGATAATTCTTTTTCACAATGTTTTCTCAAGGTACAAGAATCCAGAGAagtgggaaaaacaaatcagcaaAAACCCCAGTCTCCTGCAATTCAAGCGGTGACCAGGTCTCCAAAGATGGGTCAGTTAAAGCAGCACTATCAGGAAGCCAAATGCACTGCTCCTGTAAGTGTGGAATTAACTAATGGTGAGCCTGAGAGGACAGGATATGGAAACATGAAGCCAGAGCAGGATTTGGTTCCTACAGCATCAGGTGAACAAGAATTGCTTTCAGTTGCATTTCTGTTGCAAAACGCTCTCTTACACTACTGCTGGGAGAAACAAGTGGGGCTATTGGCTCGAATAACATTCACATCTTCTTGGCAGCTTTTCAGTGTATCCAGGCTATTATTATATTGCCTGCAGTATTATAACCACCGAAGAAAGGCTTACTTTTGTCCTAGAATTCTTATGAAACTATATATGGTTCCAGAATATAGAATTATACTGGAACTTAACTCGATTAGTTTgacagaagggaaggagaggagaaacgTAATCATGGTATGCCTGAAGTGATAGTGgtaaaaatatgtattacaaGAACGTTATCATGTGCATATACTGTatcaaaatagaaaagtaaggtattcagaagggaaaaaatcatAACACTTGATAAACACAGAGGACGAAGatgctgcattaaaaatgtgagtgcttgaaaataaattatggaAATAACATAAAAGAATATGACTTCTTTGAAAAGGTTTTAAATGAGAACTACTTGAGAATTACTTACTACCTCTAACCTTTCTGCCTCTgtcccctttttcctttgtcttcttcCTAAACAAAAGTACAAAATTCAAAATTATCTCTCTGTTTCATCAGAGGAAACAACtgatggaggaaaggaaatggttAAAGGCATCTTGGAAGATGTGGTTGAGTCAGCTGTGAAAGGTAGCAAATCTTCAGAAATCAAACAGATGCATGTTTATTGTAAAATTCTTATTCTTGTAATTATAAAAGCACAGATTCTTTCTTAATGTTGTTACTAAGTGCCTTGTAGAGAACACATACTAAAGCAATAAGGAAAGGCCTTTTACCCTCTTAACAGATTCTTCTTTTGCTTGTAGCTGAAAATTCGTCTAGTTTACtattgctgcttctgtgccaGTCAGTTGTAGAGCTTCACAAATGTTATGGATTGAAAAAAgtttcagttgtattttttttctcccctttagTAGCTGAAGAGAAGCAAGTAACAGAAATGGCTAAGGCTCTACCTGCAATAGAGACTGCAGATACTGTTGTTTCTGGCTCCAGTAGTGAAAATGTACAAACAAATGGGCTTTCAGATGATGGACAGTCTGTTTCCTCTACTGATAATCTGGTAAGTAACTTCACTGGATGCCTGTGTATggatgggaaaggagaaaaaaatttaTGCTAATGAATACAGTGGGATTTTGAGGAGACAAAGAACAGAGGGCTTAAAGTTCATGTCCTGCTTAGGTTcagaaaggaagcagcaaaTTCAGCTTAAGTAGATGTTGAAAATGACTGTTCTAAAATTAATTGTTAATTGTAGTTTAGTATTGGTgggaggagagaaaggcagTCCTGATCACTTGGATTCCAGTTTAGGTTTCATTTATGAGTTAGCAAATCATTAACTAATTCTTTGAAGAGCTGTAGAATCTTTCTTAATTGCATTATTCCTTTGTCTTACTGAGTgtccagtattttattttttactcctTAGGATGCAGATGTATCTGGACATCAAGCTGCTGCCAAATTTTCCCATATTCTGCAAAAGGATGCCTTCCTTGTGTTCAGGTCACTGTGCAAGCTCTCCATGAAACCACTGGGTGATGGACCACCAGATCCTAAGTAATGAAACTGTATTAATTACGCTGTTCTCTCCTAGTAGCTTTTGGAGACAGGGATGTAGATAAGTAGTTGCTGTATGCTATAGTGGGTATTCAAAATTTATCACTCAGACCCTTATTTCAGTTAGCTTGATGAAGCAAATGTCAGTCCTACATTCATGTCTTTACAATGTAGTATCTGAAAGATTTCTGCATACAAGTATGTATTTGGAGATACagtaaatctttattttctactttgattctttttttctagatCCCATGAATTACGTTCTAAGATAGTGTCTCTCCAGCTCCTTCTCTCAGTACTACAGAATGCTGGTCCAGTTTTCAGGACACATGAAATGTTCATCAATGCAATCAAGCAATACCTTTGTGTAGCGTTGTCTAAAAATGGAGTCTCATCTGTTCCTGATGTGTTTGAACTCTCTCTCGCCATCTTTCTCACACTTCTCTCGAATTTTAagacacatttaaaaatgcagatcGAGGTGAGAAAGTCTGGCCATTTTTCTGATCTCTAATTCTCGAGTAAGGACACTCCAGTGATTAAAAATTCAATGGCAACTTAAcatcttggttttgtttgcataaTATGCTGAtaaattaattctgtatttgaGTTCTTCCATACGTGAGATTAtatttttcaagagaaattGTGAGTAGAAATGAATTTGTACGCTTGACATAGTTCTAACAAGTTTCAGATCAAGTCCTTTTCCTCATGTATTTTGCAGGTGTTCTTCAAAGAGATCTTCTTGAATATTTTAGAGACTTCTTCGAGCTCGTTTGAGCACAAATGGATGGTGATTCAGACTTTAACTAGAATTTGTGCAGGTATTTATATTGTCGAAATAGCAGATTCTTCCTctggcagcaaaggaaaattattttctctatatCTCATGTTTAAGAAATTCTTTGgggaaaaatgaatttgattCCTTAAAGCTTCGGTTAAATGTGAATATTAAAACCCACTGCCTGCTCTGagtatttgcttttaagaatGCTGTCACATAGAACTATAattcttgtgctttctttttttttttcaagatgcCCAGTGTGTGGTGGATATTTATGTGAACTATGACTGTGATTTAAACGCTGCTAATATATTTGAACGCCTTGTAAATGATTTGTCCAAAATTGCACAGGGACGGAGTGGGCATGAATTGGGAATGACACCTTTGCAGGTAAGGCTAACAGCTTTGAAGATGAGGTACAATTATGTCTATAGGTTACCGATACTTCCTGTAGTTTATGTTGCCTGTAACCTATTGATactacttattttttattagttaGCTGTATTAGATAAGTATTTAAGCTGGATAATGAAGCAGCATGATTGATTTACTTGGTTTTGCAGTGTGTCTGCATTGTGACACTGAACTTGTTCTGTGCTCTTTTGATCCTCTCTCCCTTAGTGGGCCAGTAAATGAGCCTTCTTTAATCATATGTTTCTTTCACCAAGAATGAAAGTAATATCAAGAGACCTTAGAGTCAGTGTTTGGATGAGCTGGTTTACTGTAAAGTTAAAGTAGTGAGATACTTGTCTGATGCCATAGAAACTTGCTGGATGTTCATAATCATTCATAAATTTAAGTTGCATTTAAGAATTGGTGTATATGGCCTTTTGATTGTACTTATCAGCTGTGAATAGATCCAGCACTTAAAATCAGCTGGAATGTGGCATCACTAGTTACGGTTTCTTTAGGCCTAGATGTGTCCAACCTAAATTGTCAAGGGACAGAAATGTACTTGGTATCATCATAGCTGATAAACTTAGTAAGATTTAGATGGTGTGATGTAAAGCATCCTAAAAATGTGTGGATACAAGtatgttgtgtgtttttttttttgttggatATTTCTAGGAATTAAGCCTGAGGAAAAAAGGGCTTGAATGTTTggtttctattttaaaatgtatggtAGAATGGAGCAAAGACCTTTATGTGAACCCCAACCATCAGACAAGCTTGGGTAAGATTGTTTACCTTATAGGGAGACTAATTTGTTGAATAAGTTTGTTCCTGTGTTTCCTTGTGGTTCAGAAGTTATTCACTAGTATGGATGCTAGGTTTTTACGTGACaattcatttatgtattttacaaAGGGTTATTAATACTGTTACAGTAGCTGACACTCCAAATGTCTGATTTGAATAACCAGggtctgtttttaaaacattgcaGACACTATAAAAGCTGGCATATTCTACTTTAGAAATGTATCTGTATAACATTTGTGTAGTATAGTCTGGCAAAAAGTAAGCCTgctaaaattattattttggctTATAAACTTTTAGTAGAAGTTTTACTAACAGTTTTTTACAAAACAGGATGACTAAAGTCTCTTCATGTTTATAAATAGGTACATATAAACCATCTGAACAGGAAATAGCTGAAGGAAAATGCCTTGACAGTGGAGGGAGACGAAGTAGTGTCAGTTCCTTGGACTCCACTGTTTCATCAGGAGTTGGGAGTGTTGGTACCCAGACTGCTGTCCCAGACGACCCTGAGCAATTTGAAGTCatcaaacaacaaaaggaaataattgaaCATGGAATAGAGCTGTAAGTTCAataatggggggaaaaaaaagtgtacaACCATGTTGTTTCTTAGTCTTATATGGTCACAGGTATAGGGTCATGTGTCTGTTGAATTCAGTCTTGAAGGCTCTTGCTTCTTTCAGAAGGGAGCACTGAGGGGATACTGTAGTTaaaaaggaattcagtgacatctTTAGTGGAGTTGAGCTTGTTTCATATTATTCCTTTTTTGCTGGTATATAGGTGTGCATGTACCTAGACTGAAACTGATTTGGGTAGGCAGGCACATTGTCTTCCAGCTCTTCAAGCCATTTGTTGTCTTTATTGAAGTAGTTGCAGTGAAGTTCTTGCTCAGCAGTGGTTCATTGCTGTTTCATTAATTTGAAGAACTTTCTCAgaatttttaatggaaattctCTGATATCTGGTATTTCAAGAGGGAGGTTTTCACTTATATACATCACTTCAACCATGTTTTTGTCTGAATAGGTTTAACAAAAAACCAAAGAGAGGAATACAGTATCTACAGGAGCAGGGAATGCTTGGCAGTACAGCAGAAGACATTGCACAATTTCTGCACCAAGAGGAACGTCTCTGTTCTGTAAGACTATAGGCAATATAAGATAATTcatattgttttaaaacaagagtACTCTTACAGTGTTGCTGTCTGATCCTTTTGTATGCACTCTGAGTTCATATTTAATTAATAGGTAATTAAAAGCATAAGGATTCTAATGAATATACTTAATCCCAATGCTGCTTTATGTTTAATAAAACATCCCAGACATTTTAGTAAAGTAGCTGTTTTCAATGAAGTGCTGAGGGGCATAGGGTTTATTTATATCTGCATTAGCAGTATCTTGTCAAGTGAAGGAATTTCATGTGGCACAGTGTCAAAGCACTCTCCGCTGCATATGAAGTGGGTGCAAATTAGCTTTACTTGGATCTGTGTTAATGCACATTTCACCTTGGGGGgaataaggaaaacaagaataagCAGGCTATGTCTGTTTTCTAGAGATGCTGGTTTCCTGCCATCCTTATAACGGTTCCTCTGCTGACTTAGTGAATCCTCTTGCAGAATTCAATGCTGTGCAACTCTTAAGTTTTCTTGCGAAGCTGGCAGTTGGATTACATCGTAGTAACtgtctcttgtttttttttagactCAAGCAGGGGAATTTCTTGGGGAAGGCAGCAAGTTTAACAAGGAAGTGATGTATGCCTATGTGGACCAGCTTGATTTCTGTGGGAAAGACTTTGTCTCTGCTCTGCGTATATTTCTGGAAGGCTTCCGGCTGCCTGGTGAAGCCCAGAAGATCGATAGATTAATGGAGAAGTTTGCTGCTAGATACATTGAGTGCAACCAACGGTAATTCAAGCCCTTGTATTGGATAAGTGCCtgaaaaatgcttgttttgttcATGGTCCTTAAGAATGAGGTACAACTGTTACTCTTACCAGGTTGGGTATTTCCACAGgtgtgtctgttttctttcctgtgaaaaGGAAGGTAAAAGATAGAGGAATTAGATCTCCAataacatgtttattttttctttttttaggcAAACGCTGTTTGCTAGTGCTGACACTGCCTATGTTTTGGCATACTCTATTATAATGCTGACTACAGATTTACACAGTCCACAggtagaaattaaaaaaaaaaaaaaaaaaaaagacttgcaGAAGCTCAGATTTCCATAGAATTTGCATTCAAAACCTGatattttgattcttttctacaggtaaagaataaaatgacaaaGGAACAGTACATTAAAATGAATAGAGGGATCAATGACAGTAAAGACCTGCCAGTAGAGTATTTATCCACAATATatgaagaaatagaaggaaagaaaatcgCCATGAAGGAGACAAAAGAATATGCAATTACAACCAAGAGTAGTAAACCAAGTAAGAAGGATCTAGAGACTGGAATGACCACATGTTCTGAACTATTGCATAGCTTTCAGGATGGCATGGTGGAGTTCAGgttgcttttgaaaacatctCTGTGCAATATATAAGTTACATTTAGTGTACTAATATAGATATCTGGAATGAAACTGGCTTAGTTATTAGTTAATACAGCTATTTCTGTGATGGAAACATGGCTGTGTAAGTGCATCCAGCAGCACTACATAAAGGCGCTAGAAACTAGATTCAGTTTTTTAAATAAGAGCAGGGGAAATGATAAGAAACAACTGacatttgctgttattttcttcatcagcttcttgcttttatatataatatatatataagatgtGTGCATTTTCTTTATCAGCAGCATGTCCTAGTTCATAGGTAATAAATGTCACTGTCCTTGTGATAGTGTTTGAGAAAAGAGATGCTGAAGAGTATGTAATATTCTACAGTTGCTTTCTTTCATCCACAGCAAACAAAGATTTGTGTGTAGTCTACAGTAGTAAGCAGTGActccagctgtgctctcctCATACACAGTGGTCATTCATTTAATTCTGAATCTTCAGCatagtgctttgttttttgtattttccatggtATTTGCAATTTTCttagaacagaaacaaaacaaacttttgtgtttcttcatcCTTACACTAAGTtagtactttatttttaaattggtTAAAGGCTTGTTTTGTACGGAAGATGTCAGACTAAAACTGACAGCCATTATTATAAGCAGAGTAAATTAATAGACTATGCCTGTCTGACTTGTGCATGTAATAAAAGGCAGAATCTAGGTATATTGTGTAGAATCAAGTTTTAGATTGGGGTGTGGATTTTGCTGATGGAGTTCCTAGCTTGCAACCAATGACGGCCTCCTGAATTCTAATGGTTCTGGAAGATTAGATTTCATTGTCAGCACCTTCATTTAATGTCTGTCAATATGAAGGTACAAATTCttctgttgtgtgtgtgtgggcgggaaagaacaaagcaaaccaacaaTGCATCTGCGTCGTGTTCCCATTAGGTGTAGCTAATGAGAAGCAGCGGAGGCTGTTGTACAACTTGGAGATGGAACAAATGGCTAAAACTGCTAAAGCTCTAATGGAGGCAGTAAGCCATGCAAAGGCTCCTTTTACTAGTGCCACTCATCTGGATCACGTCAGGCCTATGTTCAAAGTGAGTGTCCGTGAAATTCTTGATATGTCTTCATTGTTAAGAGTTTCAAGCATGGAAAAAAGTGGGGGAAATGTATTTAGTCCCTATATCATAATGTTTTAGGCTAAAATCTTAATGGATTTGTGaacttaatttcttcctttctttagcTTGTTTGGACTCCGTTGTTGGCAGCTTACAGTGTTGGTTTGCAGAACTGTGATGACACAGAAGTTGCATCCCTTTGTTTGGAAGGCATACGCTGTGCAATTCGAATAGCCTGCATCTTTGGAATGCAGGTTTGTGTGAGACTTTTCTCAAGAATTCTGCTTGCCTTTTATTGCTGAGTGCTATTAAGAGCACTTGCTAGTTTGCCTGCTGCTCTTCTTGCCCTGGAAAATGCTCTAATATAACTGACAATTATGCAATTAAGTAGCATAGGCATACTGGCCAAGTAGCCTTCTCTGCCTTGTTAAGGACTTTATTACAATGTCACGTTTCTGTGTCTTGTAGCTTGAACGAGATGCTTATGTTCAGGCCCTTGCTCGGTTTTCCTTGTTGACTGCCAGTTCCAgtattacagaaatgaaacagaagaacataGATACCATTAAGACACTTATTACAGTCGCTCACACAGATGGCAACTATCTTGGGAACTCTTGGCATGAGGTAACAACCTGAATAATTTTCGTGCAGCTGcattgttcttttaaaatctgcagGATTTTGTTCTTCTGGTTTGCTTACTATTTCTAGTCTTTAATTAACCACATCTAGCTCCCGGGATGTGTTTCAACTCTGCTTGAAACATGGATATGAGTGTATAATTTTGTTAGTTGTGTTTGTAGGTGCTTTTGATAAGGAATTAAAACTATGCTTAGTTTGCATTTCAATGCAGTTCATGGAATTCTACGCAGAAACTACTGCTTTTTTGTtcatgtaataaaaaataatccagcTCACAGCTCTTGACTTCTTTGTAGCGTTCGGCAGCCTTTAGACCACAGTTGCATGAAGAAGTAGCTCCACAGTAATTTAGTGAGGGAAAAGGGAGGATAATCTATAGGAATCATGCTTATTTTCCCAAAGTATATTTTCCAAGAACTCTTCAATCACTTCTAAATCAGTGATACTGCTAAATTGGAATGTTCCTGCTCCATTATATTTTCTGGTGCTAGACTCTGACTGTGAGATAATATGAACCAAAAGGGGCCCTAGCTGATAAGTCGCATGGACCTGGTTTAAAGCACAACCCCCAAATGCTTGTGCTGATCCAAGGGCTGTTGCAGTGTGGGGGAGTCAGAAAGGCCTGTTCATGCTTTATA
Proteins encoded:
- the ARFGEF2 gene encoding brefeldin A-inhibited guanine nucleotide-exchange protein 2 isoform X1; amino-acid sequence: MQPPAREQDTRTKSMFVSRALEKILAEKEAKRPPHGQLRRACQVALDEIKTELEKQREGTVAPPKANFIEADKYFLPFELACQSKSPRIVSTSLDCLQKLIAYGHITGNAPDSGAPGKRLIDRIVDTICNCFQGPQTDEGVQLQIIKALLTAVTSPHIEIHEGTVLQTVRTCYNIYLASKNLINQTTAKATLTQMLNVIFTRMENQSVQESREVGKTNQQKPQSPAIQAVTRSPKMGQLKQHYQEAKCTAPVSVELTNGEPERTGYGNMKPEQDLVPTASEETTDGGKEMVKGILEDVVESAVKVAEEKQVTEMAKALPAIETADTVVSGSSSENVQTNGLSDDGQSVSSTDNLDADVSGHQAAAKFSHILQKDAFLVFRSLCKLSMKPLGDGPPDPKSHELRSKIVSLQLLLSVLQNAGPVFRTHEMFINAIKQYLCVALSKNGVSSVPDVFELSLAIFLTLLSNFKTHLKMQIEVFFKEIFLNILETSSSSFEHKWMVIQTLTRICADAQCVVDIYVNYDCDLNAANIFERLVNDLSKIAQGRSGHELGMTPLQELSLRKKGLECLVSILKCMVEWSKDLYVNPNHQTSLGTYKPSEQEIAEGKCLDSGGRRSSVSSLDSTVSSGVGSVGTQTAVPDDPEQFEVIKQQKEIIEHGIELFNKKPKRGIQYLQEQGMLGSTAEDIAQFLHQEERLCSTQAGEFLGEGSKFNKEVMYAYVDQLDFCGKDFVSALRIFLEGFRLPGEAQKIDRLMEKFAARYIECNQRQTLFASADTAYVLAYSIIMLTTDLHSPQVKNKMTKEQYIKMNRGINDSKDLPVEYLSTIYEEIEGKKIAMKETKEYAITTKSSKPSVANEKQRRLLYNLEMEQMAKTAKALMEAVSHAKAPFTSATHLDHVRPMFKLVWTPLLAAYSVGLQNCDDTEVASLCLEGIRCAIRIACIFGMQLERDAYVQALARFSLLTASSSITEMKQKNIDTIKTLITVAHTDGNYLGNSWHEILKCISQLELAQLIGTGVKTRYLSGAGREKEGIIKGYASGGEEFMGLGLGNLVGSGADKRHMASIQESVGETSSQSVVVAVDRIFTGSTRLDGNAIVDFVRWLCAVSMDELASPHHPRMFSLQKIVEISYYNMGRIRLQWSRIWQVIGDHFNKVGCNPNEDVAIFAVDSLRQLSMKFLEKGELANFRFQKDFLRPFEHIMKKNRSPTIRDMVIRCIAQMVNSQAGNIRSGWKNIFAVFHQAASDHDGNIVELAFQTTAHIVTNIFQQHFPAAIDSFQDAVKCLSEFACNVAFPDTSMEAIRLIRYCAKYVSERPQVLREYTSDDMNVAPGDRVWVRGWFPILFELSCIINRCKLDVRTRGLTVMFEIMKSYGHTFEKHWWQDLFRIVFRIFDNMKLPEQQTEKSEWMTTTCNHALYAICDVFTQFYEALNEILLPDILAQLHWCVKQENEQLARSGTNCLENLVILNGQKFSPEVWGQTCNCMLEIFKTTIPHVLLTWRPAGMEEDSAEKHLDFDLDRQSLSSVDKNASERGQSQLSNPTDESWKGGPYTNQKLFAGLLIKCVVQLELIQTIDNIVFYPATSKKEDAEHMAAAQRDALDADIHIDTEDQGMYKHMSSHHLFKLLDCLQESHSFSKAFNSNYEQRTVLWRAGFKGKSKPNLLKQETSSLACCLRILFRMYVDENRQDSWDAIQERLLSVCSEALAYFITVNSESHREAWTNLLLLLLTKTLKISDEKFKAHASTYYPYLCEIMQFDLIPELRAVLRKFFLRIGVVFKICITEEQIRTTGTNLPSW